In Pochonia chlamydosporia 170 chromosome 3, whole genome shotgun sequence, the following are encoded in one genomic region:
- a CDS encoding pH signal transduction protein PalI (similar to Metarhizium acridum CQMa 102 XP_007807228.1), which yields MIRPATPLSVLLFAAFVLLLLSVISIPVTKFVPLGAFKNVKYGVFGYCEGDKCTKIAIGYPQGGVLTDDTQKFDLPSSVRHTLSAILVIHPVAALLTLVMFCLAVAAHMHSSSHSSRYLLVLFIFILITFVVSLVAFVIDVLLFIPHMAWGTYMVLAATIILAICAVVSCAMRRTIVGRKARQKRIAENAEMSGENYYNREGQIKPAPVIGSQPTVPMVSGGSAGGDSLPTFATFESQRKDDQVSDERIPLTQRSPVERSPNTMHNEMANMGDAASLANSRRSPSHDRYGNPINGPDVYGRGRGGGYRGGRGGPYGRGGFDAYGVAGRGRGGGRGGYGPAPGRGGPRGRGGYGPPPRGAYGPGGGRGPPPTGGYANMPPGQYDRKASGDEYVMPYGQSQPSQTSLDRGWNGSNHGSAVDNQDLPRAESPPPLPGQVAGAGGMRAIEMDATPLDPPSTNAYGHHNQLRDSDADVAGMVGLQQGRPMPGGARETVMSDGSRYSTDEPQQYVPPRAAWNQNGGRNSPRAASPAGQNMLPTRSGSRGDYYEDTNPRFDTTPPSGLAPGHAPTHIEPVYEDTHATGGRARSPAESDRSNFTSISQRGVNPRWEPQPPMPNQGPPTRRPVPKQQRQDVLLNNNPDFQLPGSRVPGPNRTGPGMIPGSAYPTGAI from the exons ATGATTCGACCAGCGACGCCGTTGTCGGTGCTGCTGTTTGCGGCTTTCGTTTTACTCCTCTTATCAGTCATTTCTATCCCCGTCACCAAGTTTGTTCCCTTGGGAGCATTTAAAAACGTCAAATATGGCGTCTTTGGCTACTGTGAGGGTGACAAATGCACCAAGATTGCCATAGGGTACCCGCAAG GTGGAGTTTTGACAGACGACACTCAAAAATTCGACTTGCCCAGCTCAGTTCGACATACATTGTCGGCTATTCTGGTCATTCACCCGGTGGCGGCACTCCTGACCCTCGTCATGTTCTGTCTGGCTGTCGCTGCTCATATGCACAGTTCGTCACATTCATCGAGATAtctccttgtcctcttcatcttcatcctcattACCTTTGTGGTCTCCCTCGTCGCCTTTGTGATTGATGTGCTACTCTTCATCCCTCACATGGCTTGGGGAACCTACATGGTCTTGGCTGCAACCATAATCCTTGCCATCTGCGCTGTTGTATCTTGTGCTATGCGACGGACCATTGTTGGTAGGAAAGCCCGACAGAAGCGCATCGCAGAAAATGCAGAGATGAGCGGCGAAAATTACTACAATAGAGAAGGCCAGATCAAGCCTGCTCCCGTCATTGGAAGCCAGCCTACTGTTCCCATGGTGAGTGGAGGAAGTGCTGGAGGCGATTCCCTCCCGACGTTTGCAACCTTTGAAAGCCAGCGAAAGGACGACCAAGTTAGCGACGAGAGGATTCCCCTGACTCAACGAAGTCCCGTTGAGAGATCACCCAATACCATGCACAACgagatggcaaacatggGGGATGCCGCGAGTTTGGCAAATTCAAGACGATCGCCATCACATGACCGTTATGGAAACCCCATCAATGGACCAGATGTCTACGGCCGCGGACGGGGTGGAGGTTACCGAGGGGGGCGTGGTGGTCCTTATGGCCGTGGAGGATTCGATGCCTACGGCGTAGCAGGTCGAGGCCGGGgcggaggaagaggaggctaTGGCCCTGCGCCTGGTAGAGGGGGACCTCGTGGGCGAGGTGGTTATGGTCCTCCACCCCGTGGAGCATACGGGCCAGGAGGAGGACGCGGGCCGCCGCCTACTGGAGGCTACGCTAATATGCCCCCGGGTCAATATGATCGGAAGGCTTCTGGTGATGAGTATGTTATGCCGTATGGACAGTCTCAACCATCGCAAACGTCGTTGGACCGCGGATGGAACGGCAGCAACCACGGCTCGGCGGTGGATAACCAGGATCTTCCTCGAGCTGAGTCTCCTCCGCCTTTGCCAGGACAAGTCGCAGGCGCAGGCGGTATGCGAGCCATTGAAATGGATGCGACTCCACTTGATCCGCCATCTACAAATGCTTACGGTCACCATAACCAACTTCGAGACAGTGATGCGGATGTTGCTGGAATGGTTGGCTTGCAGCAAGGACGCCCCATGCCTGGAGGAGCTCGTGAAACCGTCATGAGTGACGGAAGCAGATACAGCACGGACGA ACCACAACAATATGTTCCACCACGGGCCGCCTGGAACCAAAACGGGGGTAGAAACTCACCACGCGCAGCGTCACCGGCTGGCCAAAACATGCTCCCCACTAGATCAGGATCACGAGGTGACTATTACGAAGATACTAATCCCCGATTCGATACAACGCCTCCATCTGGACTGGCTCCAGGCCACGCACCTACACACATCGAACCTGTGTACGAGGATACCCACGCCACTGGCGGTAGGGCACGAAGTCCCGCGGAATCTGACCGATCCAACTTTACTTCTATTTCGCAACGAGGAGTAAACCCTCGATGGGAACCACAGCCGCCTATGCCCAACCAAGGACCCCCGACCCGCCGACCTGTACCGAAGCAGCAGCGTCAAGATGTGCTCTTGAACAACAACCCCGACTTCCAGCTACCTGGCTCACGTGTCCCAGGGCCGAACCGAACCGGACCAGGAATGATTCCAGGAAGTGCGTATCCGACTGGCGCCATTTAA